One Megalops cyprinoides isolate fMegCyp1 chromosome 4, fMegCyp1.pri, whole genome shotgun sequence genomic window carries:
- the LOC118776848 gene encoding phospholipid phosphatase-related protein type 1: MALENTYRSYSIIPCFIFVELVIMAGTVLLAYYFECTDTFGVHIQGFFCNDADLMKPYPGTEEDSFVPPLILYCVVAAAPTAIIFTGEISMYIMKSTRQALIAQEKTIVTGECCYLNPLIRRIIRFIGVFAFGLFATDIFVNAGQVVTGNLSPYFLSVCKPNYTGTECRFSHQFISKGNICTGDPAVVERARKSFPSKDASLSVYSAVYVTMYITSTIKTKSSRLAKPVLCLGTLCAAFLTGLNRVSEYRNHCSDVVAGFILGSSVALFLAVCVVHNFKGVHFALAKMKTEEYRGLPLITFPRVESPLETLTAQNHSASMTEVT, from the exons CTGGTTATCATGGCCGGGACGGTGCTGCTGGCCTACTACTTTGAGTGCACTGACACCTTCGGCGTGCACATCCAGGGCTTCTTCTGCAACGACGCCGACCTGATGAAGCCCTACCCCGGGACTGAGGAGGACAGCTTCGTCCCGCCTCTCATCCTGTACTGTGTAGTGGCAGCGGCGCCGACGGCCATT ATTTTCACTGGTGAGATCTCAATGTACATCATGAAGTCTACAAGACAGGCCCTCATTGCCCAGGAGAAAACTATTGTGACGGGAGAATGCTGCTACCTGAATCCTCTTATTCGGAGGATCATAAGGTTTATTG GCGTCTTCGCCTTCGGGTTGTTTGCCACGGACATCTTTGTGAACGCTGGTCAGGTCGTGACTGGTAATTTATCGCCATACTTCCTGAGCGTCTGCAAGCCAAATTACACGGGGACAGAGTGCCGCTTCAGCCACCAATTCATCTCCAAGGGTAACATCTGCACAGGGGACCCTGCTGTGGTGGAGAGGGCCAGGAAGTCCTTCCCGTCCAAAGATGCTTCTCTCAGTGTCTACTCCGCTGTCTATGTCACA atgtacATCACCAGCACAATAAAGACCAAGAGCAGCAGGCTGGCCAAGCCAGTGCTCTGCCTCGGCACCCTTTGCGCCGCCTTCCTCACCGGCCTCAACCGGGTCTCCGAGTACCGCAACCACTGCTCCGACGTTGTCGCGGGGTTCATTTTAGGAAGCTCAGTCGCTCTGTTTTTG GCAGTCTGTGTGGTCCACAACTTCAAAGGGGTTCATTTTGCACTGGCCAAGATGAAAACCGAGGAGTACCGCGGTCTCCCTCTGATAACGTTCCCACGGGTAGAGAGCCCCCTGGAGACCCTGACTGCACAG aacCATTCAGCGTCAATGACTGAGGTCACATGA